ATACACGTTGACAAACTCGCCGTTGTTGAGGAGGTCGGGCTCAAGGCGGAGCAGTTCGTCGAGCTGGGACAGGAGCAGATTCCGGTGAATTGGCAGCGACCCGAATCCTCCGCTTCCTTCGGCCTGGAGCTCGGCGAGGACCAGCCGCGGCAGCGGTTCGAAGTCGGGCCGCGTCAGCCGGCTGAGCCATTCGCGAAGGGCTTGGCTGCCGAGGTCCTGTTCGACCAGCCACTCGAGGGCGGAGTCCTCGAACCCCTCCAGACGGCCGTCGTATAGGCTGAGTGCCCGCTTTGTAAGCGTGGCCCGGGAGATGGCAGTGGGGTCAAGCGCTGTGGGCAAGTTGGATTTCGCGCCCGCCACTTCACGTTGATGGTTGAAGTGCAGGCCGAGCTTCTGGCGCAAATACTCCAGAGTGACCTCGGGGAGTTCGCCGTAGCGCAGGAGGGCCTGGCGATTGCGCATCTCATTGAGCCCCGGGGAGTTCTCGTCCATCTGGTGCCAGGCGAGAAGCACCTTGTCGGCCTCGTCCAGCTTGCCCGTGTTCTGATAGTGCAGGCAGTGGTAGAAATAATATTCCTGGGTGCCCGGCACAAGTTCTTTGAGTACCTCCTCGCGGTTTTCGCCCAGCGCGAACCGCTCCAGAAAGTCGAGGTCCTGTGCCGCCGCTCCCAGCATCATGAGCATGCCCGCGCACAACAGCACCATGTGTTTCGTGAACCGACTCGCTGATGTCTTCATCTTCTTGCCTCCCACGATCGGCCCGCATCAAGTGACAGCGGTTTTCCAATGCGAATCTGCGCGACATATCGGCAGGTGTTCATGCAAACGGAAACCCGTACCGGGCTTCCCGTCTGTTTTGACCCCGTTTCGGGGCGAGAGTTCGAAGTCCGGAAAGGTTCGCGCCCGCCTCCAGCAGGATACATGACGTCGGAGGTTCTCCATAGGGTCCGGACCCTGACTCCCTCGGAATCGCTCTCACAGACTGTAGTCCCCTTTGCGGAGCCAGAGCAAGATCTTCAGAGAGTCTTGTGTTTTCATGCGGCAGCTTGCGCAAGTACCAGGATGGCTGTTACCTATGGTTGAGTGAATGCCATGCGTTCTTCACCATCGCCACTTTGACAGCCGCAATGCTGTTCTGCATACTTGGGGGAGAATACCCAGGCGGACAGGGAGCGTGGACCAGCGTTTCGGGCGGAGTTCATAGGGAGTCGGGGCATGGGGTGGTATTTTCGCAGGGGCACTCAGGCCTTCGGGCCGGTCGGCGACGAAGAGCTGCGGATGCTTGTCCGCCGCGGCACGATAGACAAGCGCACTCTGTTACAAGCGGAAGGCGGCTCCGAGTGGCGTCCCGCCGAGACGCTGGTGCCCACTGTGTTCGAAACACCCCCGCCGGCGGACGGTGCGTCCGCGCCCGTAAGATACGAAGAGGTATTCCCGGGCAGTCGCGAGAGCGCGGAATCGGTAAGCTTCTCGAGCGGGGGGTTCAGCGAGCTCGATGCGTTTGTGGATGAAATAAGCGGGCGCTCCGACGTGGATTTCTCGAGCGACGCTGGCGCTATCCAGCGGCAGCAGGCCACGACCCCGCCTCCCCCGCGGACGCCAGTCCGGCCCCAACCCCAGGAACCCGTCCAGAAGGAAGACTCCAAGGCCGTGTGTTTTGGATGCGGCCGGCTCTTGAGAAGGACACAGCTCTCGGCGTATCACGGCGCGCTCATCTGCGGCGAGTGCCTCCAGCGCCAGGAAGAGCGCGCAAAGGTACAGCCGGAACCGCCACCCGAGCCCGGGTTTTTCGAAGCGCATCTGGCGGAGTGGCTCTGCGAGGGCGCGGTCACCATTATCGGCTTGGCGCTGTTCCTGGGGTTCATGAAGGGAAAGGGGGTCTGGATGCTGGCTGCGGCGCCAATGGCCCCGGCCGCAGGCGTGCTCGCCGCATGCATCTGTGGCGGCCTCGACTACGACTTTGGCCGGCGCATGGTCGTGGTCACCGTCTTTCTCTGGCTTGGCGCTCTGTTCTTGTATCTTCCCGCCAGTGTTACGGCGCTTGTGATGCTCCTGGCCGGGCGCGGGGCGTTTATCTGGGCGCTCGGATTTCATGATATCAAGAAGAAAGGGTTGTTCCTGGGATTGGCGCTATTCCTCACGGTGAGTGTGCTGGCCGGCGTGTTGCTGGTGCGCAAAGTGCCCACATCCTCGCTGGTTCTGGTTCTGGCCCTCGCCGCAGCCGATGTCGCCGCGGGCGCGATGTCGTGGGGTGCCTGGCAGGCTGGCGCGTCCCTCGCCGTTGCCGGGTTTGGAAGCTTGTTGTACGTGTGGGACGCCGCCGCCATCTACTATATCCAGCGTCCCCAGGGAATTGTCGCGCCCGCATTCCTGACGGTCGGGCTGGTTGCCTTGAGTGTGCTCGCGGTGTTGGGTATCGACAAAGAGACCGGCCGCCCGAAGCAGGAGGGGCGCGGGCCGCTTCGGCGCGAGCCGCTGCCCCTCACGGCAACCGACGCCGTGATCGCTGCGTTGGCCGGCATCGCCGTGGCGGCATTCGCTTTACTGGTGCTGCGAAAGGGACCGGGCGAGCCGCTGTTCTACGTGCATTGCGTGCTGCTGGCTGCCCTGGTTCTGATCGGAACCGAGGGACGTCTGCCCCACCCCAATCACGTGAAATGGCTCATGCTGGCCTGGGGGCTGGCCATTCTGGTGGCGCGCATCGTCCCATTCGAGAAAGCGCCGCTATACGCCCACACGCTCGTCAAACTCTCAAAGACCTATCCCGTGTTGAATGTGGGGCAGCTGGTGCAACTCGCGGGCGGTGTGGCCCTGGCCTGTTTCGTTGGCTTCCATATGGAAAGGGCCCTGCGCGATTCCGTACGCCCATGGCACAAGTATTTAATGGTATTCCTGGTGGCATTGGGTATTTTCGCGCTGCGGGAAGTCGTGGAAATGCCTCTGGCGGCATCGTACCCGAAATTGGTGTCGCACACCGCCTATGCCGCGGTGTTTGACCTTGTCTTTGCGGGCGCGGGCCTGATTCTCGGGATCATAGCGATACGGTTTCAGGAAAGAGAATAACCGGCAGCCGGGGACCCGTGCCGGTCACTCCGCTGCGTGCCCCATGGCCCGCCGGATAGCCGCTATCAATTCCGCCAGGGGCGTTGGTTTCAGCAAGCGTTCCGTGATGACGCCTTCGAGCGCTTTAGGGTGAGAATCCGGTCTCCCGAGCCCCGTAGACAACAGGATGGGGATATCCGGCCGAAGCTGACGCATTCTCTTTGCCAGTTCGACGCCCGACATGCCCGGCATGATATGGTCGGTGACCACGATATCGAACGCACCCGGATTTGCCTCGAAATTCTTGAGCGCATCGGAACTCCGCACGAATGAGGTCACCCGGTAGCCGCGCTGGGAAAGCAAGGCCTGATACATCTCCACGAAATCCACGTCGTCGTCCACAACGAGCACCCGTTCCGTGCCCGCCAGGGCGTCGGGTGAAACCGGCCGGTCATGCGCTTCCTCCTCTTCGCACACAGGGAAGAAGATGTTGAAGATGCTGCCTTTCCCCGGAGCCGATTCGACCTGAATCGCGCCGCCGCTGCCGGTGACGATTCCGTGAACCGTTGCCAGACCCAGGCCCGTCCCCTCGTCGGGTTCTTTGGTGGTGAAGAAGGGATCGAAGATGCGCTGCATGGTCGCGCGGTCCATGCCGATGCCGGTGTCGCTCACGGCCAGCTGCGCGTACAGCCCCGGGTGAATCTCGCCAACATCGGCGTACGAATGGCTGTCCACGGTGACCTCTTTGAGGCTCACGCCAAGCACGCCGCCGTGCTCGCCCATGGCATGAAACGCATTGGTGCAGAGGTTCATCACGACTTGGTGCACCTGGGCGGGATCGGAGAGAACCCGCACCCCCGTGCGTTCAATATCGGCCTGAATCTCGATGTTCTTGGGCAGCGCGGTGCGGAGAAGTTCAATGGCTTCTTTGACGATAAGCCCGATGACCAGCGGTCTTTTCTCCTGTTCGGCCTGGCGGCAGAAAACCAGAATCTGTTTGACAATGCCGGCGGCGCGCTGGCCGGTCTTGTGGATGCTTTGGAATTGCTGCGCCGCAGGATGGTCTTTCGGCAGGGCATGCAACCCGAGTTCACACCGGCCCAGAATGAGGGCCAGCGAATTGTTGAAGTCGTGCGCGATGCCGCCAGCCAGGGTGCCCATCGCCTCCATGCGCTGAGCGCTGCGGAGGGCGCGTTCAAGGGTGACCTGCGCCGTAACGTCGCGTTTCAGAATGACGAAGTTGGTCAACCTGCGCTTGTCATCAAACACGGGCGATACCGTCGTGTCTTCTTCGTAAAACGTGCCGTCTTTCTTCTGGTTCTGAAACCGGCCGTTCCAGATCTCGCCCCGGTTGATCGCGGCCCAGATCTGCTCGTAGGCGTCTCGGTGCGTCTCGCCGCCATACAGGACCTTGGGGCTTCGCCCCAGGACTTCAGCCCGCGTATACCCGGTGAGCTCTTCGAACGCTGAATTCACGTACTCGACCTGGCCTTGGGCGCCCGTTACGACAATGGCCTCGACGGCCTGGTCGATCGCGGTGGCAAGCAGCATGCGGTCGCGCTCCGCATGCACGCGATTGGTGATGTCGGTGAAAAAGCACAGCGCCGCCGGGCGGCTCTGCCAGTCGATCCGCGTGGCTTTGACCTCTACCCAGAGGGTCTCGGCCTCCTTGGTCGAGATGCGCATAACATAGGTCACGGGGGCCTCGGGACTGGCCGTCAGCACGCTCTGAAAACCGTCTATGACCGCCGCATCTTCCTTGTGAAGCAGGCGGGCCACGGGCATCTGCTGCAGTTGGGCATCCGAATAGCCCGTCACCTTTTTCACCATGGGATTGTGAAACTTCACCAAGCCGTCCTGAATCACCACTATGCCTTCGGCGGCTTGGGCGACGATAAGACGGCCCCGGCGCTCGCGCTTTTCGAGGTGATGGAGTCTCCTGAAGTCCTCGGTTACGTCGCGCACGCAGAGCATGTGCGCCTGTTGACCGTTCCATTGTATCGGCCGAAGCCGGTAGTCCAGGAACAGGTCCGGCTGCTCGAGCGAGACCATCGCCTGATTGCCGGATTCCCGGACTTCGTTAGGTACCTCGAAGGCGCTGCCAACGGGGAGCTCCTCCTTGCCCTGGCCGAGCAGCTTGCCAGCCGCCGCATTTGAGAAGAGCACGGTTCCCTGTTCGTCGAGGATGACAAGGCCGTCCGGGTA
This genomic window from Candidatus Hydrogenedentota bacterium contains:
- a CDS encoding DUF4339 domain-containing protein, coding for MGWYFRRGTQAFGPVGDEELRMLVRRGTIDKRTLLQAEGGSEWRPAETLVPTVFETPPPADGASAPVRYEEVFPGSRESAESVSFSSGGFSELDAFVDEISGRSDVDFSSDAGAIQRQQATTPPPPRTPVRPQPQEPVQKEDSKAVCFGCGRLLRRTQLSAYHGALICGECLQRQEERAKVQPEPPPEPGFFEAHLAEWLCEGAVTIIGLALFLGFMKGKGVWMLAAAPMAPAAGVLAACICGGLDYDFGRRMVVVTVFLWLGALFLYLPASVTALVMLLAGRGAFIWALGFHDIKKKGLFLGLALFLTVSVLAGVLLVRKVPTSSLVLVLALAAADVAAGAMSWGAWQAGASLAVAGFGSLLYVWDAAAIYYIQRPQGIVAPAFLTVGLVALSVLAVLGIDKETGRPKQEGRGPLRREPLPLTATDAVIAALAGIAVAAFALLVLRKGPGEPLFYVHCVLLAALVLIGTEGRLPHPNHVKWLMLAWGLAILVARIVPFEKAPLYAHTLVKLSKTYPVLNVGQLVQLAGGVALACFVGFHMERALRDSVRPWHKYLMVFLVALGIFALREVVEMPLAASYPKLVSHTAYAAVFDLVFAGAGLILGIIAIRFQERE
- a CDS encoding PAS domain S-box protein, with product MPRKLKDLVSEPPVLGASQFEALVQEYPDGLVILDEQGTVLFSNAAAGKLLGQGKEELPVGSAFEVPNEVRESGNQAMVSLEQPDLFLDYRLRPIQWNGQQAHMLCVRDVTEDFRRLHHLEKRERRGRLIVAQAAEGIVVIQDGLVKFHNPMVKKVTGYSDAQLQQMPVARLLHKEDAAVIDGFQSVLTASPEAPVTYVMRISTKEAETLWVEVKATRIDWQSRPAALCFFTDITNRVHAERDRMLLATAIDQAVEAIVVTGAQGQVEYVNSAFEELTGYTRAEVLGRSPKVLYGGETHRDAYEQIWAAINRGEIWNGRFQNQKKDGTFYEEDTTVSPVFDDKRRLTNFVILKRDVTAQVTLERALRSAQRMEAMGTLAGGIAHDFNNSLALILGRCELGLHALPKDHPAAQQFQSIHKTGQRAAGIVKQILVFCRQAEQEKRPLVIGLIVKEAIELLRTALPKNIEIQADIERTGVRVLSDPAQVHQVVMNLCTNAFHAMGEHGGVLGVSLKEVTVDSHSYADVGEIHPGLYAQLAVSDTGIGMDRATMQRIFDPFFTTKEPDEGTGLGLATVHGIVTGSGGAIQVESAPGKGSIFNIFFPVCEEEEAHDRPVSPDALAGTERVLVVDDDVDFVEMYQALLSQRGYRVTSFVRSSDALKNFEANPGAFDIVVTDHIMPGMSGVELAKRMRQLRPDIPILLSTGLGRPDSHPKALEGVITERLLKPTPLAELIAAIRRAMGHAAE